From Candidatus Eisenbacteria bacterium, the proteins below share one genomic window:
- a CDS encoding ABC transporter permease: protein MTHRSWTVCRKELRDAMRDGRTIIAVFVVPFILYPGLMLFMGWIESQNKRDESALQVRVGIVGEAELPAVRQRLQQVAGVSTVPLDRAPASMEDAGVDAVLVIPPVLRQSIARGDSVKVELLYKDADHKSSAAEVRMRPVLDDVRRALTVLWAQSRGAKVDQAPGISVDHRDVSSKAETGRYIAAFIIPYILVFMVAAGSMHIAIDTTTGEKERSTLETLLATSTSRGELVLGKCMAVISTALTAGFIGIFGLWFNFTVVAGLMPALATQSMQLSIRPDQALFIFLTVLPTTIFLGAALVAIGCFARSMREGQTYATYVYMAAIFLGLGSFRQLGTPPIGRFAIPILNTALLQREILTDTVVPIHALVAIGMSAAMAAVMLLVATRLFSNESVLFRT from the coding sequence GTGACGCATAGGTCCTGGACCGTATGCCGCAAGGAGCTGCGCGACGCGATGCGGGACGGCCGCACGATCATCGCGGTGTTCGTGGTCCCCTTCATCCTCTACCCGGGGCTCATGCTCTTCATGGGTTGGATCGAATCCCAGAACAAGAGGGACGAGAGCGCGCTCCAGGTGCGCGTGGGGATCGTGGGCGAAGCGGAGCTCCCGGCCGTGCGTCAGCGCCTGCAACAGGTCGCGGGCGTCTCCACCGTCCCCCTGGATCGGGCACCCGCCTCCATGGAGGACGCGGGCGTGGACGCCGTGCTCGTGATTCCTCCGGTCCTCCGCCAATCCATCGCCCGCGGCGATTCCGTGAAGGTGGAGCTTCTCTACAAAGATGCCGATCACAAGTCCTCGGCGGCGGAGGTGCGGATGAGGCCCGTCCTGGACGACGTCCGTCGGGCGCTGACCGTCCTATGGGCGCAGAGCCGCGGCGCCAAGGTCGACCAGGCTCCGGGCATCTCGGTGGACCATCGCGACGTCTCCTCGAAGGCGGAGACGGGGCGCTACATCGCGGCCTTCATCATTCCGTATATCCTCGTCTTCATGGTCGCGGCCGGTTCCATGCACATCGCGATCGACACGACGACGGGGGAAAAGGAGCGAAGCACGCTGGAGACCCTTCTCGCGACCTCGACCTCTCGCGGCGAGCTGGTGCTCGGCAAGTGCATGGCGGTGATCAGCACGGCGTTGACGGCCGGCTTTATCGGCATTTTCGGGCTCTGGTTCAACTTCACCGTGGTCGCGGGGCTCATGCCCGCGCTCGCGACCCAGTCGATGCAGCTCTCGATCCGGCCCGACCAGGCGCTCTTCATTTTCCTGACGGTGCTTCCAACCACGATATTCCTGGGAGCCGCCCTCGTCGCGATCGGCTGCTTCGCGCGGAGCATGCGCGAAGGTCAGACCTACGCGACCTACGTCTACATGGCCGCGATCTTTCTCGGCTTGGGGAGCTTTCGGCAGCTCGGAACGCCGCCGATCGGGCGATTTGCGATCCCGATCCTGAACACGGCGCTGCTCCAGCGGGAAATCCTGACCGACACGGTGGTGCCGATCCACGCGCTCGTCGCGATCGGCATGAGCGCGGCGATGGCGGCCGTCATGCTCCTCGTCGCGACGCGGCTTTTCTCGAACGAGTCCGTTCTCTTCCGGACATAG
- a CDS encoding ABC transporter ATP-binding protein yields MIEVLNLGKTFHDRKKGDIPAVRDISFSCSPGRIFGLLGRNGAGKTTTLRMLATILVPTSGTARIEGFDVNERAGDVRKRIGYLSGDTKLYDRLTGRELLEYFGELAGMTPAAIASRIPELQESFGLGEFLEKRVGKMSTGMKQRLSLARVVLHDPPVLIFDEPTSGLDVMGAREVLRIVRDLSAKGRTVIFSTHIMTEAERICDEIAIIEKGSILAQGTVDSLKRENGGGSLEDVFVKTVGEVNGDA; encoded by the coding sequence TTGATCGAAGTACTGAACCTTGGTAAGACCTTCCACGACCGCAAGAAAGGCGATATCCCCGCGGTCCGGGACATCTCCTTCTCCTGCTCCCCGGGTCGGATCTTCGGGCTGCTCGGCAGAAACGGCGCCGGGAAAACGACCACCCTCCGCATGCTCGCCACGATCCTCGTCCCCACCTCGGGCACGGCGCGGATCGAAGGCTTTGACGTGAATGAGCGCGCCGGCGACGTGAGGAAGCGGATCGGCTATCTCTCCGGCGACACCAAGCTCTACGACCGGCTGACCGGCCGGGAGCTGCTCGAATATTTCGGCGAGCTGGCGGGAATGACGCCCGCGGCCATCGCCTCCCGGATCCCGGAGCTTCAGGAGTCCTTCGGCTTGGGTGAGTTCCTCGAGAAGCGCGTCGGGAAAATGTCCACCGGGATGAAGCAGCGGCTTTCGCTCGCTCGCGTCGTCCTCCACGATCCGCCGGTGCTCATCTTCGATGAACCGACCTCCGGGCTGGACGTCATGGGCGCGCGCGAGGTGTTGAGGATCGTGCGCGATTTGAGCGCGAAGGGGCGCACGGTCATCTTTTCGACGCACATCATGACCGAGGCCGAACGGATCTGCGACGAGATCGCGATCATCGAGAAGGGATCGATCCTGGCCCAGGGAACCGTGGACTCGCTCAAGCGGGAGAACGGCGGCGGGTCGCTGGAAGATGTGTTCGTGAAGACGGTCGGCGAGGTCAACGGTGACGCATAG
- the trxA gene encoding thioredoxin produces MSDAVVQVSDSTFESEVLNSKIPVLVDFWAEWCGPCRIVSPVVEEVAKQYQGKIKVAKVDVDQNQRIAAQYSIRSIPSLYVFKGGKIVEQIVGAVPKHQIVSVLDGVLSAA; encoded by the coding sequence ATGTCTGATGCGGTCGTCCAGGTAAGCGATAGCACGTTCGAATCCGAGGTGCTGAATTCGAAGATCCCGGTTCTGGTGGATTTCTGGGCCGAGTGGTGCGGCCCCTGCCGGATCGTCTCCCCCGTCGTCGAGGAGGTCGCGAAGCAATACCAGGGGAAGATCAAAGTCGCCAAGGTCGACGTGGATCAGAACCAGCGGATCGCGGCACAGTACTCGATCCGCAGCATCCCCAGCCTCTACGTCTTCAAAGGTGGGAAAATCGTCGAGCAGATTGTCGGCGCCGTTCCGAAGCACCAGATCGTATCGGTGCTCGACGGCGTGCTCTCGGCGGCCTAG